The following are encoded together in the Pontibacter liquoris genome:
- a CDS encoding TonB-dependent receptor codes for MKFLFTLLTIIATTLYGFAQQGTLAGKVTDKTTGEAIIGAVVFIKGSAKGTATDMEGKYSLPLEAGIYSITISSLSYKPADQTNIKIEAGKTTTLDVQIEENSTLIQTVSIVGTRQTNTEMALMKDLKQSEIVVSGVSGEQIAKSLDRDAAAVVRRIPGVTVMNDRYIMIRGLSERYNTVMLNDALTPSTETDSRAFSFDVVPTSVLDRILVFKSGSPELPGEFGGGVIKIYTKNFADENTTSLGITGGYRSGTTFQNFKTYNGGKTDFLGFDDGTRALPSSFPGNLNTVSNNELTNIARKLSNNWGLKEAGAIPDLRLSLGLNRRFDLGSIDISNISSISYSNTSQYNKVNRFRYYKWYEGMPASQRTEYQYLDKEYSQNARLGVISNWSFRLNNNNKLEFRNLFNQLGQSQVIERSGYQQSNDVDVQNVAQRYESRTIYSGQLQGTHDRNDDKTTYTWTAGYNYTNRNEPDYRRIRSQRAAGTGNPFEWVIPYAASTFDAGRFYSDLHENAFIGSAQVEHKFTKGDTLTENQPKIRAGVYAERKDRTFDARWMAYTVADPSQFNASLLTQPLSQLFTQENINPATGFSLKEGTNPTDRYDAANTLVAAYIGGSLPVQDKLNLSGGVRVEYNRQQLETTRFGGVPVKVDNPITSFLPSLNATYNLTQRSLLRGGYSVSVNRPEFRELAPFAYYDFQMNAEIQGNEDVTTATIHNADVRYEFYPNPTEMISFGAFYKYFKNPIETYILPSSSNSIFETNNAQSAQSYGIETEIRKSFLNLSNSSLIQNMSLVLNASLIDSKINLGNKAENQAKERAMYGQSPFIVNAGIYYQDDAKDLQVNLLYNVIGKRIFAVGDNDAPSVYEMPRNVLDLSITKGIGRHLELKAGIQDILNQKVRLVQDSNNDARISSVDDDYTTFRRGSYSTLGVNYKF; via the coding sequence ATGAAATTCCTATTTACACTTCTCACCATAATTGCCACTACATTATACGGGTTTGCGCAGCAAGGCACGCTGGCTGGTAAGGTAACCGACAAAACCACAGGCGAAGCCATCATTGGCGCCGTCGTTTTTATCAAAGGCTCCGCTAAAGGAACGGCCACGGATATGGAGGGCAAGTATAGCCTGCCCCTGGAAGCCGGGATCTATTCGATAACCATCTCTTCCCTTTCCTATAAGCCTGCCGATCAAACCAACATCAAAATAGAGGCTGGTAAAACAACCACGCTCGACGTGCAGATAGAGGAAAACAGCACCCTGATCCAAACGGTCTCTATTGTGGGCACCCGCCAGACCAATACGGAAATGGCGCTGATGAAGGATCTCAAACAAAGCGAGATCGTGGTAAGTGGCGTGTCGGGGGAGCAGATCGCTAAATCGTTGGATCGGGATGCAGCGGCGGTGGTGCGGCGCATACCGGGCGTAACCGTGATGAACGACCGCTACATTATGATACGCGGTCTGAGTGAGCGCTATAACACGGTGATGCTCAACGACGCGCTTACGCCAAGTACCGAAACTGATTCCCGCGCGTTCTCTTTTGATGTGGTGCCGACCAGCGTGCTGGACCGCATCCTGGTGTTCAAGTCGGGTTCGCCGGAACTGCCGGGCGAGTTTGGCGGGGGCGTGATCAAGATCTACACCAAGAACTTTGCTGATGAAAACACCACCAGCCTGGGGATAACAGGCGGTTATCGGAGCGGCACCACCTTCCAGAACTTCAAGACCTACAACGGCGGCAAAACAGACTTCCTGGGCTTTGATGACGGAACACGCGCGCTGCCTTCTTCTTTTCCAGGCAACCTGAACACCGTCAGTAACAACGAGCTGACCAACATCGCCCGGAAACTGAGCAATAACTGGGGGTTGAAAGAGGCCGGTGCCATACCGGATCTGCGCCTTTCGCTGGGCCTCAACCGTCGCTTTGACCTGGGAAGTATAGACATCAGCAATATCTCCTCCATCTCATACAGCAACACCAGCCAGTACAACAAGGTGAATCGTTTCCGCTACTACAAGTGGTACGAAGGTATGCCGGCATCGCAGCGTACTGAGTACCAGTACCTGGACAAGGAGTATAGCCAGAATGCCCGACTGGGCGTGATCAGCAACTGGTCGTTCCGGCTGAACAACAACAATAAACTCGAGTTCCGGAACCTGTTCAACCAACTAGGTCAGAGCCAGGTGATCGAGCGAAGCGGTTACCAGCAAAGCAACGACGTAGACGTGCAGAACGTGGCGCAACGTTACGAAAGCCGCACCATTTACTCCGGTCAGTTACAGGGCACCCACGATCGAAACGACGATAAAACAACCTATACCTGGACAGCAGGCTACAACTATACCAACCGCAACGAACCCGATTACAGAAGAATCCGGTCGCAGCGGGCAGCCGGCACCGGGAATCCTTTTGAATGGGTGATCCCCTACGCAGCTTCTACGTTTGACGCGGGCCGTTTCTACTCTGACTTGCATGAGAACGCCTTTATCGGGAGCGCGCAGGTAGAGCATAAATTTACCAAGGGAGATACCTTAACAGAAAACCAGCCGAAGATTCGGGCCGGCGTGTATGCCGAGCGAAAAGACAGAACGTTCGACGCGCGCTGGATGGCTTATACCGTAGCGGACCCTTCTCAGTTCAACGCCAGCCTGCTTACACAGCCGCTCTCGCAGCTCTTCACACAGGAAAATATTAACCCAGCCACGGGCTTCAGCCTGAAAGAAGGCACCAACCCGACCGACCGTTACGATGCGGCCAATACGTTGGTAGCCGCTTATATAGGAGGGTCGCTTCCGGTGCAGGACAAGCTGAATCTTTCCGGTGGGGTGCGGGTAGAGTATAACCGCCAGCAACTGGAGACTACCCGCTTCGGTGGCGTGCCGGTAAAAGTAGATAACCCAATCACCAGCTTCCTGCCATCGCTGAACGCTACTTATAATTTAACGCAACGTTCCCTGCTGCGTGGTGGCTACAGCGTGAGCGTGAACCGGCCGGAGTTCCGGGAGTTGGCACCCTTTGCCTACTACGACTTCCAGATGAATGCCGAGATACAGGGCAACGAGGATGTCACCACAGCCACCATCCACAATGCGGACGTTCGCTACGAATTTTATCCGAACCCAACTGAAATGATCTCCTTCGGAGCCTTTTACAAGTATTTCAAAAACCCGATCGAGACCTACATTCTGCCCTCTTCCAGCAATTCCATCTTCGAAACGAATAATGCGCAAAGTGCCCAGAGCTACGGCATCGAGACAGAGATCCGGAAGTCGTTCCTGAATCTCTCGAACAGCAGCCTGATCCAGAACATGAGCCTGGTGCTGAACGCTTCTCTGATCGACAGCAAAATAAACCTGGGGAATAAAGCCGAAAACCAGGCAAAAGAAAGAGCCATGTATGGCCAGTCGCCTTTCATTGTGAATGCGGGAATCTACTACCAGGACGATGCGAAAGACCTGCAGGTGAACCTGCTCTACAACGTGATCGGCAAGCGCATCTTCGCGGTAGGCGATAACGACGCGCCGTCGGTGTACGAAATGCCGCGCAACGTGCTCGACCTCTCCATTACAAAAGGCATCGGCCGCCACCTGGAACTTAAAGCGGGCATTCAGGACATTCTGAACCAGAAAGTAAGGCTCGTGCAGGACTCCAACAACGACGCCAGGATCAGCAGTGTGGATGATGACTACACAACGTTCCGCCGCGGCAGCTACTCCACCCTCGGGGTTAACTACAAATTTTAA
- a CDS encoding porin, producing the protein MQKQLQRACMLLFLYFSFSAAQAQSVNSSKFGKGLQFVAADSSFSFKMSTRFQLLYAGNADEGSSQWNDGFQVRRARLKFEGFAYNPALTYKIELGLSNRDIGGEPLKQQSFASNIVLDAVARWQATPHLSVWVGQTKLPGNRERVVSSQKMQFVDRSLLNSRFNLDRDMGVQLHHEHEVGTVVLREIGSVAMGEGRNITSNNTGGYNYTARFEVLPFGEFEGEGDYVGSDLVREQTPKLSLAASYNYNDGAIREQGQLGDFLSAPRDLQTVFIDGMFKYRGFSSMAEYATSKAYDGPVVSRNADGSVNEAFVTGQAFNVQAGYLLKTNWEVAGRYTSYNPAAATMRSSEKQYTLGLSKYIVGHSLKVQSDLTLTDVPAEDNNYQFRLQLELAL; encoded by the coding sequence GTGCAAAAACAATTACAAAGAGCCTGCATGCTGCTCTTTCTTTACTTCTCGTTCAGCGCTGCCCAGGCACAAAGCGTGAACAGCTCCAAGTTTGGCAAGGGCCTGCAGTTTGTAGCCGCCGATTCTTCTTTCAGCTTTAAAATGAGCACGCGTTTCCAGCTGCTGTATGCCGGCAACGCCGATGAAGGCAGCAGCCAGTGGAACGATGGCTTTCAGGTGCGCCGCGCCCGCCTCAAGTTCGAGGGCTTTGCCTACAATCCGGCCCTCACCTATAAAATAGAGCTGGGCCTGAGCAACCGCGACATTGGCGGCGAACCGTTAAAGCAACAGAGTTTTGCCAGCAACATCGTCCTCGACGCGGTTGCCCGCTGGCAGGCCACGCCCCACCTGTCGGTATGGGTTGGCCAGACCAAGCTGCCTGGCAACCGCGAACGGGTGGTTTCTTCCCAGAAAATGCAGTTTGTAGACCGCAGCTTGCTCAACTCCCGCTTTAACCTGGACCGCGATATGGGCGTGCAGCTGCACCACGAGCATGAAGTAGGCACCGTTGTGCTGCGCGAGATCGGCTCTGTGGCCATGGGCGAAGGCCGCAACATCACGTCCAATAATACCGGCGGCTACAACTATACGGCCCGCTTTGAGGTGCTGCCTTTCGGCGAGTTTGAAGGAGAAGGCGATTATGTGGGAAGCGACCTGGTGCGCGAACAAACACCCAAACTTTCGCTGGCTGCTTCTTATAACTACAACGATGGCGCAATCCGGGAGCAAGGCCAGCTGGGCGATTTCCTGAGTGCCCCGCGCGACCTGCAGACCGTCTTTATAGATGGTATGTTCAAATACCGCGGCTTCTCCTCCATGGCCGAATACGCCACCAGCAAAGCTTACGATGGGCCGGTTGTGAGCCGGAATGCGGATGGTTCTGTAAACGAGGCTTTCGTAACCGGCCAGGCCTTTAACGTGCAGGCAGGTTACCTGCTGAAGACGAACTGGGAAGTAGCCGGGCGCTATACTTCTTACAACCCTGCGGCGGCAACCATGCGCTCGTCAGAAAAACAATACACGCTGGGTTTGTCGAAGTATATTGTAGGCCACAGCCTGAAGGTGCAAAGCGACCTGACGCTGACCGATGTGCCGGCTGAAGACAACAACTACCAGTTCCGCCTGCAGCTGGAGCTGGCTTTATAG
- a CDS encoding PstS family phosphate ABC transporter substrate-binding protein, whose translation MLNLKLSSTRFNLALLLGGSLLLGACGGNQKEEGNATAATGSIEIDGSSTVYPITEAVAEEYRAEAPDVKVTVGVSGTGGGMKKFTHGAIDIANASRGINPAEDSIAKANGISYIQMPVAFDGLTVVVSHDNDWVKDITVAELKKIWEPAAQGTIKKWNQIRPEWPNKEIHLYGPGVESGTYDYFTEAVVGKSHSSRGDYTASEDDNVLVQGVATDPLALGFFGFAYYEENQSKLRAIPVDDQNDSNGKGAILPSQETVKNGSYAPLSRPLFIYVNSKAVQRPAVVDFVNFYLDSAPELSKEVGYIPMPAEQYKEQQQKFADFVKSNKK comes from the coding sequence ATGTTAAACCTGAAGCTTAGTTCTACACGATTTAACCTGGCGTTGCTGCTGGGCGGCTCCCTGCTACTGGGTGCCTGCGGCGGAAACCAGAAAGAAGAAGGCAACGCTACGGCCGCAACCGGCAGCATCGAAATAGACGGTTCTTCTACCGTATACCCTATAACGGAGGCGGTTGCAGAAGAATACCGTGCCGAAGCACCGGACGTGAAGGTGACAGTGGGCGTATCGGGCACAGGCGGCGGCATGAAAAAGTTTACGCACGGCGCGATTGATATTGCCAATGCCTCGCGCGGCATAAACCCGGCCGAAGACAGCATTGCCAAAGCAAACGGTATTTCCTATATCCAGATGCCGGTGGCCTTCGATGGCCTGACAGTAGTCGTAAGCCACGACAATGACTGGGTAAAAGACATTACCGTGGCCGAGTTGAAAAAGATCTGGGAGCCAGCTGCGCAGGGCACGATCAAGAAGTGGAACCAGATCCGCCCCGAATGGCCTAACAAGGAAATCCACCTCTATGGCCCGGGCGTGGAATCGGGCACCTACGATTACTTTACAGAAGCTGTGGTAGGCAAAAGCCACTCCAGCCGCGGCGACTATACTGCCTCTGAAGACGACAACGTGCTGGTGCAGGGCGTAGCAACTGATCCGCTTGCCCTTGGGTTCTTTGGCTTTGCCTACTATGAGGAGAATCAGAGCAAACTGAGAGCCATACCGGTAGACGACCAGAACGACAGCAATGGCAAAGGCGCCATACTTCCGTCGCAGGAAACAGTAAAGAACGGCTCATATGCCCCGCTTTCGCGCCCCCTGTTCATTTATGTGAACTCCAAGGCCGTACAACGCCCGGCGGTAGTGGACTTTGTAAACTTTTACCTGGATAGCGCGCCCGAGCTGAGCAAAGAAGTAGGGTATATCCCAATGCCGGCCGAGCAGTATAAAGAGCAGCAGCAGAAGTTTGCCGATTTTGTAAAGAGCAACAAAAAGTAA
- the pstC gene encoding phosphate ABC transporter permease subunit PstC: MRASRVSEKIIEGLLWLSAIITVLVTIGIIWVLLSESVSFFSEVSIIRFLTEKEWTPLFADKKFGIMPLVAGTFLTTAIAIAVALPVGLTIAVYLNEYAHARLRQIVKPMLEILATIPTVVYGFFALTVVTPFLQTLIPGLAGFNALSAGMVMGVMIIPMISSLSEDAISAVPRSLREAAYGMGSTRLQTAFGVMVPAASSGIIVSVILAISRAVGETMIVAIAAGQQPRLTLNPLVPIETITTYIVQVSLGDVGHGSLEYKTIFAAGITLFIFTFALNNLSFWIKKKYQEKYD, translated from the coding sequence TTGAGAGCATCAAGAGTATCAGAGAAAATTATTGAGGGCTTGCTTTGGTTATCGGCCATCATCACGGTCCTCGTTACCATCGGCATCATATGGGTGTTGCTGTCGGAGTCTGTCAGCTTTTTCAGCGAAGTGTCTATCATCCGATTCCTGACCGAAAAGGAATGGACGCCGCTTTTTGCAGATAAGAAGTTTGGTATTATGCCGCTGGTAGCCGGCACGTTCCTGACCACCGCCATTGCTATTGCCGTTGCGCTGCCTGTCGGCCTGACCATTGCCGTATACTTAAACGAGTATGCCCACGCCAGGCTCCGCCAAATTGTAAAGCCGATGCTGGAGATCCTGGCCACTATCCCGACGGTAGTGTATGGCTTTTTTGCCCTGACCGTGGTAACACCCTTTCTGCAAACCTTGATCCCGGGTTTGGCCGGTTTTAACGCGCTTTCGGCCGGCATGGTCATGGGCGTGATGATCATCCCGATGATTTCCTCGCTGAGTGAAGATGCCATTAGCGCAGTGCCGCGCTCACTGCGGGAGGCGGCTTATGGTATGGGTTCCACGCGTTTGCAAACAGCCTTTGGGGTAATGGTGCCGGCAGCTTCGTCAGGCATTATTGTCTCGGTGATCCTGGCCATTTCCAGGGCAGTAGGCGAAACCATGATCGTGGCCATTGCCGCCGGCCAGCAGCCGCGCCTCACGCTAAACCCGCTGGTGCCCATCGAGACCATTACCACTTACATTGTGCAGGTAAGCCTGGGCGACGTAGGCCATGGCTCGCTGGAGTATAAAACGATTTTTGCTGCCGGTATCACGCTCTTTATTTTTACGTTTGCGCTGAACAACCTCAGCTTCTGGATCAAAAAGAAATACCAGGAAAAGTATGACTAA
- the pstA gene encoding phosphate ABC transporter permease PstA — MTNSDINRFKDKAFQAFGIFCTFLGLLVLAIFLFNILQQGLSRIDWDFITSLPSRRAARAGILTAWSGTLWILVLTALIAFPIGVGAGIYLEEYAKKTRLADFLEINIANLAGVPSIIYGLLGLEIFVRQMQLGSSLLAGALTLSLLVLPIIIVTTREAIKAVPGSIRDGSNALGASKWQTIWHQVLPASFGGILTGIILSLSRAVGEAAPLIVIGALAYVPFVPSSPMSAFTVLPIQIFNWTSRPQAAFQNNAAAAIIFLLLITFLLNGIAVYLRNRQQKKIKW; from the coding sequence ATGACTAACTCCGATATCAACAGGTTTAAGGATAAAGCCTTTCAGGCATTCGGCATCTTCTGCACCTTTCTGGGGCTGCTGGTGCTGGCTATTTTTCTGTTCAACATCCTCCAACAAGGCCTCAGCCGTATCGACTGGGACTTTATTACCAGCCTGCCCTCACGCCGGGCAGCACGGGCAGGTATACTTACTGCCTGGTCCGGCACCCTTTGGATCCTGGTGCTTACCGCACTAATCGCTTTCCCGATAGGCGTTGGCGCCGGCATCTATTTAGAGGAATACGCTAAAAAAACCAGGCTGGCAGATTTCCTGGAAATCAACATTGCCAACCTGGCCGGTGTACCTTCCATTATTTATGGTTTGCTTGGCCTGGAAATATTTGTGCGCCAGATGCAACTGGGCAGCAGCTTGCTGGCAGGCGCCCTGACGCTCTCGCTGCTGGTGCTTCCTATTATTATTGTAACGACCCGCGAGGCCATTAAAGCGGTGCCCGGCAGCATCCGCGATGGTTCCAATGCGCTGGGTGCCTCCAAATGGCAAACCATCTGGCATCAGGTATTGCCGGCTTCGTTTGGCGGTATACTGACAGGTATCATCCTCTCGCTTTCCAGGGCTGTGGGCGAGGCGGCGCCGCTGATCGTGATTGGCGCTCTGGCCTATGTGCCTTTTGTGCCTTCCTCTCCGATGAGTGCCTTTACGGTGCTACCCATCCAGATCTTTAACTGGACCTCACGGCCGCAGGCTGCTTTCCAGAACAATGCGGCGGCAGCGATCATTTTCTTATTGTTAATCACCTTTTTGCTGAATGGGATTGCCGTATATTTACGCAACAGGCAGCAAAAGAAAATCAAATGGTAA
- the pstB gene encoding phosphate ABC transporter ATP-binding protein PstB → MSKRIHKLEAVNLNAFYGSFHALKNINIGMEEKAVTAFIGPSGCGKSTFLRTLNRMNDYIEGFRVEGNVLLDGKEIYDKSIRVDELRKEVGMVFQKPNPFPKTIYENVVYGLKIQGIKDKTVLAQAAERSLKQTALWEEVKDKLDKSALALSGGQQQRLCIARALAISPSVILMDEPTSALDPISTAKIEELIYELKNEYTIVIVTHNMQQAGRVSDQTAFFYMGELIEYAKTKTMFTSPKHERTQNYITGRFG, encoded by the coding sequence ATGAGTAAAAGAATTCATAAGCTGGAAGCCGTTAATTTAAATGCCTTCTACGGTAGCTTTCATGCCCTTAAGAATATCAACATTGGCATGGAGGAAAAAGCGGTGACCGCTTTTATCGGTCCCTCCGGCTGCGGCAAGTCCACTTTCCTGCGCACCTTAAACCGCATGAACGATTACATTGAGGGCTTCCGGGTAGAGGGAAACGTGTTGCTGGACGGCAAAGAAATTTATGACAAGAGTATACGTGTAGATGAGCTGCGCAAAGAGGTGGGCATGGTTTTTCAGAAGCCCAACCCTTTCCCGAAAACAATTTATGAAAACGTTGTATACGGCCTGAAGATACAGGGCATTAAAGACAAAACGGTACTTGCCCAGGCTGCCGAACGGTCGCTGAAGCAAACGGCGCTTTGGGAAGAAGTGAAAGACAAGCTGGACAAATCGGCCCTGGCGCTTTCCGGGGGCCAGCAGCAGCGCCTTTGCATTGCCCGAGCGCTGGCCATCTCGCCTTCGGTTATACTAATGGATGAGCCTACCTCGGCCCTGGACCCGATCTCAACAGCCAAGATCGAAGAGCTGATCTATGAGCTCAAAAACGAGTACACCATCGTCATCGTGACGCACAACATGCAGCAGGCCGGCCGGGTAAGCGACCAGACTGCCTTCTTTTACATGGGTGAGCTGATCGAGTATGCCAAAACGAAGACCATGTTTACCAGCCCCAAGCACGAGCGTACGCAAAACTATATTACCGGCCGCTTTGGTTGA
- the phoU gene encoding phosphate signaling complex protein PhoU, with amino-acid sequence MPQIDTELEHLKVKLMEMWDLVEYQMQSGREALLNKDQELANKIIKLGKKVNQYDVKIDRQCENFFALFTPVAVDLRIVLAILKINANIERIGDTAEGIAMHVERLKAPLNQELVQQTNILTMYDEALKMLADCRIAFMKNDTEFAKQIIKRDKLLNKINRQADAIIAKYLRSNIENIEEGLIVLSIIKKLERVGDQVTNIAEEIIFYQDAKVVKHKTKDKKKKKGE; translated from the coding sequence ATGCCACAGATAGATACTGAACTAGAGCACCTGAAAGTAAAACTGATGGAAATGTGGGATCTGGTAGAATACCAGATGCAAAGTGGGCGTGAAGCGCTGTTGAACAAAGACCAGGAGCTGGCCAATAAAATAATAAAGCTGGGCAAAAAGGTAAACCAGTATGACGTAAAGATCGACCGCCAGTGCGAGAACTTCTTTGCCCTGTTTACTCCCGTGGCGGTGGACCTGCGCATTGTGCTGGCCATACTTAAGATCAACGCCAATATTGAGCGCATCGGCGATACGGCAGAGGGCATTGCCATGCATGTAGAACGCCTAAAGGCCCCCCTGAACCAGGAGCTGGTGCAGCAAACCAATATCCTGACCATGTATGACGAAGCGCTTAAAATGCTGGCCGACTGCCGCATTGCCTTCATGAAGAATGACACGGAGTTTGCCAAGCAGATCATTAAGCGCGACAAGCTGCTCAACAAGATCAACCGCCAGGCAGACGCGATTATAGCCAAATACCTGCGCTCCAATATCGAAAATATTGAAGAAGGGCTTATCGTCCTCTCCATTATAAAGAAGCTGGAGCGGGTGGGCGATCAGGTTACGAATATTGCCGAAGAGATCATCTTTTACCAGGATGCCAAAGTGGTGAAACACAAAACCAAGGACAAGAAAAAGAAAAAGGGGGAATAA
- a CDS encoding heme exporter protein CcmB, producing MLLKEVLYLIRKDLVLEWRQKYAFNGMLLYVSSTVFVCYLSFGLRAISGQGMVPVWNAVLWIILLFTSVNAIAKSFMQENRGRLLYFYAIVSPQGVILAKIAYNTLLMLVLALICVVFYAVVLGNPVQDVPMFLLTILLGAVGFSTSLTMISGIASKAANSGTLMAVLGFPVMVPMLLMLIKMSKNALDGLDRAASLDELLTLLAINMIVVTVSYILFPYLWRS from the coding sequence ATGCTGTTAAAAGAAGTTTTATACTTGATCCGGAAGGACCTGGTGCTGGAATGGCGCCAGAAATATGCCTTTAACGGCATGCTGCTGTATGTGAGCAGCACTGTGTTTGTGTGTTACCTTAGCTTCGGGCTGCGCGCCATCAGCGGCCAGGGCATGGTGCCGGTGTGGAATGCTGTGCTCTGGATCATCCTGCTGTTTACCTCGGTCAATGCCATTGCCAAAAGCTTTATGCAGGAAAACCGCGGGCGGCTGCTCTACTTTTATGCCATCGTAAGCCCGCAGGGCGTGATACTGGCCAAAATTGCCTACAACACGCTGCTGATGCTGGTGCTGGCCCTGATCTGCGTAGTTTTTTATGCCGTGGTGCTGGGCAACCCGGTGCAGGACGTGCCCATGTTTCTGCTCACTATTCTGCTGGGTGCTGTCGGCTTCTCTACTTCCCTAACCATGATCTCGGGCATTGCCTCCAAAGCGGCCAACAGTGGTACGCTTATGGCCGTGCTGGGCTTTCCGGTAATGGTGCCGATGCTGCTCATGCTCATCAAAATGTCTAAAAACGCGCTGGACGGGCTCGACCGGGCTGCCAGCCTCGACGAACTACTTACCCTGCTTGCCATAAACATGATCGTTGTCACTGTTTCTTATATCTTATTCCCGTACCTTTGGCGTTCATAA
- the ccsA gene encoding cytochrome c biogenesis protein CcsA: MKNWWKILAVVLLLFTIIAGFLAEVPRLAILNETIRNLFFHVPMWFGMIIILLVSVVYSVKYLRNPSIKNDVVAYEAAKVGILFGVLGIVTGMEWARFTWGEFWSNDPKQNGAAIGLLIYFAYLVLRSSFAEQQQRARISAVYNIFAFFALIPLLFILPRLTDSLHPGNGGNPGFNSYDLDNRLRIVFYPAVIGWTLLGVWIVNIKSRLELLRHRLYETL; the protein is encoded by the coding sequence ATGAAGAACTGGTGGAAAATATTGGCTGTGGTGCTGCTGCTGTTTACCATAATAGCCGGTTTCCTGGCAGAGGTACCGCGGCTGGCCATCCTCAACGAAACCATCCGGAACCTGTTTTTCCACGTGCCCATGTGGTTCGGGATGATCATTATCCTGCTCGTATCGGTTGTATACTCTGTTAAATACCTGCGCAACCCCTCCATTAAAAACGATGTAGTGGCCTACGAAGCGGCCAAAGTAGGCATTCTGTTCGGGGTGCTGGGCATTGTTACCGGCATGGAATGGGCCCGCTTTACCTGGGGCGAGTTCTGGAGCAACGACCCCAAGCAGAACGGCGCCGCCATCGGCCTGCTGATCTACTTTGCCTACCTGGTGCTGCGCAGCTCTTTTGCCGAGCAGCAGCAACGCGCCCGCATTAGTGCCGTGTACAACATCTTTGCCTTCTTCGCCCTGATCCCGCTTTTGTTCATTCTGCCGCGCCTCACCGACTCGCTGCACCCGGGCAACGGCGGCAACCCCGGCTTTAACTCCTACGACCTCGACAACCGCCTGCGCATCGTGTTTTACCCTGCCGTGATCGGCTGGACACTGCTAGGCGTGTGGATCGTCAACATAAAATCCAGGTTAGAATTACTGAGACATCGCTTATATGAAACGCTTTAA
- a CDS encoding CcmD family protein, with translation MKRFKIFALWCFILCATAGIPRAQAQQMTETEFSAAPAADAGNVEMADTLRQDGKIYVVVTVLVTIMAGIVVYLVSLDRKVSKLEKQLKDDYVNR, from the coding sequence ATGAAACGCTTTAAAATCTTTGCCCTGTGGTGCTTTATACTTTGCGCCACCGCCGGCATCCCGCGCGCGCAGGCACAACAAATGACAGAAACCGAGTTCTCGGCAGCACCGGCCGCTGACGCGGGAAACGTGGAAATGGCCGATACGCTGCGCCAGGACGGTAAAATTTACGTGGTGGTTACGGTGCTGGTCACCATTATGGCCGGCATTGTGGTTTACCTGGTAAGCTTGGACCGCAAAGTAAGCAAGCTGGAAAAGCAGTTGAAAGACGACTACGTGAACCGCTAA
- a CDS encoding cytochrome c maturation protein CcmE domain-containing protein, with amino-acid sequence MKKSHIIGIVIIGLAIMIIMSTAGDASTYVSFGEAIERAHDGDNSKVHVVGRLKKDPQGHIVNMQYDPVADPNYFSFTLVDTNRVEQRVVYYNPKPQDFERSEQVVITGNMQQDVFVADKILLKCPSKYVEKDINKTASL; translated from the coding sequence ATGAAAAAGTCACACATCATCGGAATCGTTATCATCGGGCTGGCCATCATGATCATCATGTCTACTGCCGGCGATGCCAGTACGTACGTTTCGTTTGGCGAGGCCATTGAGCGCGCGCACGACGGCGACAACAGCAAGGTGCACGTGGTGGGCCGCCTGAAGAAAGATCCTCAGGGCCACATCGTAAACATGCAGTATGACCCCGTGGCAGATCCGAACTACTTTTCCTTTACCCTGGTGGATACCAACCGGGTAGAGCAGCGCGTGGTATACTATAACCCCAAGCCGCAGGACTTTGAGCGCTCCGAGCAGGTGGTGATTACGGGCAACATGCAGCAGGACGTGTTTGTGGCAGACAAGATCCTGCTCAAGTGCCCGTCTAAGTACGTAGAAAAAGATATTAACAAAACCGCAAGCCTTTAA